In Liquorilactobacillus hordei DSM 19519, the following proteins share a genomic window:
- a CDS encoding TrkH family potassium uptake protein: MFSITTFLSKIRGRFTPIQLLVSSYFGLIVITFFLLCLPFFRYPGVKVSFLDTFFMAVSTISVTGLSTVSLHEVYNNYGIFLLEFLFQIGGFGVTVIATVGMIITGQRISLHHRQLIQVDMNQPRLSGTVRLVYSVFGLMMALQFIAGIIFSGYLYLTDSLYDLKSALFEGFYIAISAVTNAGFDITGKSLMPFRHDYIFLLLVILLILIGGIGFPVLTEFREWMALKIRTHGKGKYRFSLFSKLAFLFAIIFFVVGAVLIFMSEVGHSFIHMPWGEKVITSLFYSATTRNAGLQLDSLTGFRTTTLLLFSILMFIGASPSSVGGGVRTTTIGILILYMVSFIRGRRYVNIFGRRIGQDDIQKAVVVVNLSLILCTAATLILSFTEKATFISIIFEVASAFGTTGLSLGITSSLTLVGKCVIIVLMFVGRVGMLYMLMLFVSKKEQDFNYRYATEKVIIG, translated from the coding sequence ATGTTTAGTATTACGACTTTTTTGTCCAAAATAAGAGGAAGATTTACCCCGATTCAATTATTAGTTTCATCGTATTTTGGATTGATTGTGATAACCTTTTTTCTATTATGTCTACCATTCTTTAGATACCCAGGAGTAAAGGTATCATTTCTAGATACTTTTTTTATGGCTGTGTCAACTATTAGTGTAACGGGTCTTAGCACTGTTTCTCTTCACGAAGTTTATAATAATTATGGAATATTTTTGTTGGAGTTTTTGTTCCAGATAGGCGGTTTTGGAGTTACTGTGATAGCAACAGTTGGAATGATTATAACAGGACAAAGAATTTCATTACATCATCGGCAATTAATTCAAGTCGATATGAACCAACCGCGATTGAGTGGAACTGTTCGCTTAGTATACTCTGTGTTTGGATTAATGATGGCCTTACAGTTCATAGCCGGAATAATATTTTCAGGATATTTGTATTTAACAGACAGTTTGTATGATTTAAAAAGTGCACTTTTCGAAGGTTTTTATATTGCAATTTCAGCCGTTACTAATGCCGGTTTTGATATAACAGGCAAATCACTAATGCCATTTCGACATGATTATATTTTTTTGTTACTAGTAATTTTATTGATTTTGATAGGCGGAATTGGTTTTCCAGTCCTAACAGAGTTTCGTGAGTGGATGGCTCTAAAGATAAGAACACATGGTAAGGGAAAGTATAGGTTCTCATTATTTTCCAAACTAGCTTTTCTCTTTGCGATTATTTTTTTTGTAGTAGGTGCGGTATTGATTTTTATGTCGGAGGTTGGACATAGTTTTATCCATATGCCGTGGGGTGAGAAAGTAATTACGTCGTTATTTTATAGTGCTACAACACGAAATGCAGGCCTTCAGTTAGATTCGCTTACTGGATTTCGAACCACAACTTTATTATTATTTTCGATATTAATGTTTATTGGTGCTAGTCCAAGTTCAGTTGGTGGAGGTGTCAGGACTACGACAATCGGAATTTTGATATTATATATGGTGTCCTTTATCCGTGGAAGAAGGTATGTCAATATTTTCGGAAGAAGGATCGGACAAGATGATATTCAAAAGGCAGTTGTGGTTGTCAATTTATCGCTGATATTGTGTACGGCTGCAACTTTAATTTTATCTTTTACTGAGAAAGCAACATTTATTTCAATAATTTTTGAAGTCGCATCAGCTTTTGGAACTACAGGTCTATCTCTGGGAATAACTAGCTCGCTTACTTTAGTTGGCAAATGTGTGATTATTGTTTTGATGTTTGTTGGGAGAGTCGGAATGTTGTATATGTTAATGCTATTTGTTTCTAAGAAAGAACAAGATTTTAATTATAGATATGCAACAGAAAAAGTTATAATTGGGTAA
- a CDS encoding SAM-dependent methyltransferase translates to MIDKVFYKQILSKSFNIPVRVTYWDGKSEVYGEGTPEVNITFKEAVPVKEIMRNASIALGEAYMDGRIQIDGSIQKLVKAAYDSAESFFYNSKLKKFLPKQSHSEKSSKYDVQSHYDLGNDFYKLWLDPTMTYSCAYFEHKDDSLEQAQMNKVHHIIKKLDPQRGKTLLDIGCGWGTLMLTAAKEFGLKVAGITLSEEQYKFVKQRIVDEGLEGQAEVYLEDYRELKHEPFDYITSVGMFEHVGKENLETYFKTISKYLSNDGVALIHGITRQQGGAYNGWINQYIFPGGYVPGLNENLKHIIDAGMQVFDIETLRRHYQHTLEIWDENFKQHLDEISEKMDEKFIRMWDLYLQACAASFESGNIDCIQYLISKGPSGKNLPRTRDYIYE, encoded by the coding sequence GTGATTGATAAGGTTTTTTATAAGCAAATTTTGAGTAAGTCTTTTAATATTCCAGTTCGTGTTACTTATTGGGATGGAAAAAGTGAAGTTTATGGTGAAGGAACACCAGAAGTGAATATTACTTTTAAAGAAGCTGTTCCAGTTAAAGAAATAATGCGTAATGCATCAATTGCTTTAGGGGAAGCATATATGGATGGTAGGATTCAGATTGATGGTTCTATTCAGAAATTAGTCAAAGCAGCTTATGATTCAGCTGAAAGTTTCTTTTATAATAGCAAGCTAAAGAAATTTTTACCGAAGCAATCGCACTCGGAGAAAAGCAGCAAATATGATGTTCAGAGTCATTATGATTTGGGAAATGATTTTTATAAGCTATGGCTTGATCCGACAATGACCTATTCTTGTGCATATTTTGAACACAAAGATGATAGTTTAGAACAGGCTCAAATGAATAAAGTGCATCACATTATTAAGAAATTGGATCCACAGCGGGGAAAGACATTGCTAGATATCGGTTGTGGTTGGGGAACCTTAATGCTGACTGCCGCTAAGGAATTTGGTCTGAAAGTTGCTGGGATTACACTGAGTGAAGAACAGTATAAATTTGTTAAACAGCGGATTGTAGATGAGGGATTGGAAGGTCAAGCAGAAGTATATCTTGAAGATTACCGCGAGTTAAAACATGAACCCTTTGATTACATTACTAGTGTTGGAATGTTTGAACATGTAGGTAAGGAAAACCTTGAAACTTATTTCAAAACGATTTCCAAGTATTTGAGTAATGATGGTGTTGCTTTAATTCATGGAATAACCAGACAACAAGGTGGAGCATATAATGGTTGGATTAACCAATATATTTTCCCTGGTGGATATGTACCGGGTCTGAATGAGAATTTGAAACATATTATTGACGCAGGAATGCAGGTTTTTGATATAGAAACGCTCAGACGCCACTACCAACACACACTTGAGATTTGGGATGAGAACTTTAAGCAGCATTTAGATGAAATCTCAGAAAAAATGGATGAGAAGTTCATTCGAATGTGGGATCTATACTTGCAAGCTTGTGCTGCTTCTTTTGAGTCAGGCAATATTGATTGTATTCAGTACTTGATTTCTAAGGGACCAAGTGGAAAGAACTTACCACGAACACGCGATTATATTTATGAATAA